The nucleotide sequence aaccaattaaaacacaacataaaaacatctttaaaaaaaagacgttttaggcgtctttatctgagtggcctcctAAAGAAAATATTATGAATTTTGATATGAAAAGCTTTTATTGAAAATCCAGATATTTGAAGTCTCTAATGCCTTCTGTAGCatgtttattaaaaaaagaaataaataaaaataaaactatctACTTTAAATAACTTTAACAAGTGTTCTTAGAAaagtttttaaatatatatattttagtattCGGTAGATATTCAAAAATAAGGGAAATGATATAGTTTAAAAATAAGCACGACTAAAGGAAAAACAGTGAGATAATATTATGTTATTGTTCCTGAATTCTAATAATGGATAAAGGAAAAACAGGCATCTATATATTTCTCTATCCTTGAAGAAAATCATGAAACGCAAGCTCAGACGAATGATGACAATAAAAAATGTACCTCCAGCGATCGAAAGATTAATAAtaatacataatatttttatGAATAAATTAAATATCCTAATAAAAATACTTGTTAAAATAAGTTTTAAAAAATGTGCTAAGTTACTTTTTCGTGTGTNNNNNNNNNNNNNNNNNNNNNNNNNNNNNNNNNNNNNNNNNNNNNNNNNNNNNNNNNNNNNNNNNNNNNNNNNNNNNNNNNNNNNNNNNNNNNNNNNNNNNNNNNNNNNNNNNNNNNNNNNNNNNNNNNNNNNNNNNNNNNNNNNNNNNNNNNNNNNNNNNNNNNNNNNNNNNNNNNNNNNNNNNNNNNNNNNNNNNNNNNNNNNNNNNNNNNNNNNNNNNNNNNNNNNNNNNNNNNNNNNNNTCCTCCATTGCCTTGGCTGACATGGAAGATTCGGTTCTGGACATGAACGTGGTCTTCTAAATCTAGAACAATGGGACTAGGACTAGTAAAATAAATTGGCACGCGAAAACAATGTTATAGACTTATTGAAACCCATCATGAGGGAGCTCAACATAGTTGATTTATGGTGCTAAATGCTAATGTCTTCTAAAATAACTAGTGTACGTCAAAGAGTTAAGTTGATTTAATCATTTAAGACGAATGATTCTTCGCTTATCAAGGTAAGTGTAGTCTTGTCTCCTATTCCACCGCATACCAAAGCCAAAATAATTTATCTTTCGTATCCTAACAGTACAAAATAGTTTATATTTGCATTTAGTTACATAACattatattagtaaaaataaatattttttatattgatagtttgaaatttgaatagtCATTAAAAAGATAGATATATAATTACATGATTATGTAAAATGTTTTATACTTCACTGCATTAAAATTAACCTCATATATTAAAGGTGAAACTGAATGAAAAATATTAGATGATTATTTTTTCTCTTACATTTGAATTAATAATAGCTAATCATCTATTTTTTACATTTTAAGTGTTGACGTTCTGATATTTTCCAAAGTAAACAGCCAAATTAACCTAGTTAGACATGAAGATAAAATATTACCATCTATTAATTATTTCGTAAGACCTCCAAATCTGACCGAGTGTAAGCCGAGGGAAAGGAATTGGAAGTGCAGTTTGACAAATGAGGCAACATAGAGACAGAAAATTTACTTGATATGTGAGAGGCACAACTGTCCTGAAAATCAATTTCAATGGCTTGTGCATATGGATTTCAGTCCCCAATGTGGTTAGTACCATCTATTTTCAACATGTTTTGTTTGCTATGACCAACCTGCAAAGCATATTTTAAACAATAATAATTACAAGGCACATGATCACCATCTGTAGACTGTAGGGCCTCCATACTATCTCCCCCAGGACTTAAACGTAACGACTAACGAGTGAAAATTTAAAGTCTTAAATTAAACGTTTTAATAATGGGAGCAATAATTTATTAGTAAAGGGATCCTAAATGAACAGTATTATTGATTCAACTATTTTTAAAGTTCAGCAAGTGTTGCTATAAGATTGTCCCCAACATGTTGTAAATTATAACAGGTAATAACTTATCATTCTATTAATTCTATTCTTGGAGGTTAAACATTAATACAGTAGTGAATAATGCAAAATTTGTTGTGGAAAAATATTAGATGCTCACGTTAATTAAAAAACACCTATTTAAATAAagatgttaaaaatattttttcatggagaTAGTTGTAATAAAAGTGTGACTTATTTATTTAGTCAtactttaaataaatataatatttttataatatactaaaattaaatcttataatttattatctaatagttaaaaaaaatcatttttacataaaaacaattataaaatttttattgtaaTATCCATCTAATTAGAATGGTATCTATTCATTTACATATATCTAGTTCTCAATATATATAACTGGGGAGAGTTTCACCGGAAGAAAAACACTTTCAACGTTTTGGATTAGAATTCTTGTTTAGAACTTAACTctaattaatttttaaactttattttaatcACAAATGAATCAAAACTCATAACATAATTTAAGTTAAGaagtatttaatttaaataagtaATTTTGATGTAATAATAATTTTCCAATAATAATGAATATTTTCAAAAGGGATAATTGAATATTAAGAAAGCTGGATTCTAGTCCCATAAATCCCATTAGTAAAGGGATTAACTCAGAGAGAAGATTTATGACTTACCTTCTGCTATGACCTAATTCTTATTCTATATTAACCCAGTTAAACCCAATTATTCGAATACATTCCTGAAACCTCATGAGAACTCCCCTTATTAAGGGTAGTCAGGAAGGTTTTCTATTTTTAGCATTTGATAATTGGTAGTTAGGCTTTCAGTTACATTCAGTTTTAGGCTAACAGCTTTCTGTTATTGTATCAGACCTTAGCaactatgtgtatatatatataagccttGGTCTTACACCTCTTGTATATTTATTTCATTAGATGCTAATTCAGATGAAAACTCTTCTCTCGTACTCTTCCAATCATATTCGAAAGCCTTTCACCGTTACCACTACTGAGCTATTCTTGTTGTTGTGTTCTATTTCGCGTACAATCATCTAGAGCACTTTACACCACTAACTCAGAATCCGTGCAAGTATACCCCCACTACTGAAGTGTCATAGGTCTGGAACAAGAAAGATCGTAGAGATTTGTATCCCAACCTCACACAAGGGCAGAAAAGTCAAGTAATTATGATTTCCTAATtcttatttaaagaaaaaaaatacctcCATAGGAGAGCagtataaaacaaaataaatcataaaaatcaactCCTAAACACATACAAGGATATCAACCGCAAGTACCTAGACACCACTACCTCAAAATAGTAGTTATATTTGAGTAGTAGTTCTTTAACTCAGTGTTAGTCTGTTAGACTAATTCATTTAGCCTAACTCATACATTGTGCATAGTTGCATCATTTTAGCCATCTTATTCGCTGATGCTTTGTGATAGCTTAGCACTTAAAAACACCAATGATGGCTAattaatggctacaaatcacaaaatttgaTGGCCCCTAGCACTCTTCTTTTTGAAAAATGAGGATTCAAAACAAAGCAACTCTGGAGAGAACAAGACCAGTATTACATATATGGTGCAATATGGATGACTCCAGAGTCCAGAtaaatatcactttcaatcagtATATCCATGCCCATACAGAAGCGAGTATACCCGATACAGTGTTGACAGAGTACGAATAGTTAACTGATGGAAGAAAATATGATGAATCATGTCCAAATGGTGTGTACAATATAATATCAGAAAAACGTTTCTAGGGTATTATTTACTTCTTatgttagttgttagtttgttACATATCTTTCAGCGTGTAACACCAAATCCAAACAAGGTTTAAACTAGAATCAATATAGCCAATTTTAAAAAAGCATGACATGCTTGAATAATGAATAAGGTCACTAAAATAATCTGCAATCAGATATTGAATTCACCTCAAATTTAGATGTGATCCATCTAATTCATCATTGATCTTCAGAAGACTTTGGTGTTGGTACAACCTTCGcaaattctgtcttttaattcCATTTCTGAACGCAGTGCTTGCCGGACATCTTTTTTCTTTGTAGGATAAACCTGACATTTTCTGCTCGCTTTTTTTCCTTCTAAGGTACTCTGCTGCTTGCACCTGAACTGATGATGAGAGAAAATTTGTGAAGAACAAGTGACTACTTCAATGCTATAtaataattcttttaatttaaaaaaaaaaaggttcttTTAACATCAACGCGGTATATACTATATAACTCATCAAGAATGGAGAAAAGGTGACATTCGAAAATTCTCTGATATATCCATCCAAAGatgtttaggattttaaaataaaTGATCCTTCATAGACTAGCAACTGATAAATAACTTCAATGAAGCTTCATTCAAAATAGCTATAAAGTTAAAACTAAACAATGAAGAGGACTAGTGCTAAAAGGGAGAAATCTGGGGGAAGCATCCTAccaaacaaaaatgaaaattaataagaaaataGAGAGGAGAAGAATACAGCAAAGTTACATGCAGCATCACAGCATTTTAAACATGAAAAATTTAGGACAGTCATGGAAAATGAATATTGTACAAGATACAATCCTATGACAAAGCAAATACTCGAACAAAATGATGCCTTCACGCCAACGAGCTATAGcttaaatggcatagtctccccatactcactTAGAGGTTGCAGGTTCGAGTTTTACTTCtaactttggaaaaaaaaatgatgccttcaCAAATGTGAGCATGGGAGTTCTACTCTAACCAAACCAATAGAACACCATAAATGGCATACTTCAACAAAATTAGTTCCTAGCTGCAACAAAAATCCTTAGAACAAATCAAGAAAAAATTTCCCTAGTATAAAGGACATGAGGAATAAAGGAAAAAAGAATCATAGATAAGGGAGGGCCAGGAAATAAAAGTGTAAGTCAAGAAAACCTCACTACTTAATATTTTTCAATCACATAATCCAAAATGATTTGAAGTCAAATCTGCTTGCAGTATTCACATTTGCATTAATGACAGGAGTTTTCAATGCAAAAGATAAGGAGATACCAGATCGTGAAGCTACCAATGTCATCGCACGGTTTCTGAGCCTTGTAATCTCGCTAATGGCATTCAGATTTTCAGTAAATGCGTCTGGTCCAGGCTTTACAACATCATTATTCCCGTGATATGACAATGCATTTTCACATGCCTAATTTCCAGACGGAGAGCGATGAAGCATACAATTAATTCAGATTtaaatcaccaaaaaaaaaagaaaaagaaaagaaaacaacagCTAAAATTTAGCAAATGTATCACCATAAAATTAAAAAGGTAgccattaacaaaaaaaaaaagtccaGAGTATGGTTTAAATTGCTTCTTCTATACGGCATTTTCAAtcacaattcacaattcaaaACACTGTTAAATTCACTCCAAAAACTTTACTCNNNNNNNNNNNNNNNNNNNNNNNNNNNNNNNNNNNNNNNNNNNNNNNNNNNNNNNNNNNNNNNNNNNNNNNNNNNNNNNNNNNNNNNNNNNNNNNNNNNNNNNNNNNNNNNNNNNNNNNNNNNNNNNNNNNNNNNNNNNNNNNNNNNNNNNNNNNNNNNNNNNNNNNNNNNNNNNNNNNNNNNNNNNNNNNNNNNNNNNGTCTTATCCTCCTTCAAATTGCAGTTTTCAGATCATAATTATACACTTCAAACAAACGCACCCACtctctcttatatatatataccttctCTGCAACAGAATGAAAACCATTATTCAGCGCATCCTCCACAAAGCGCAACCATTCCAAAGGCGTAACTCGAAGCCATTGATATTTGGAGGACTTCGTCTCTCTCATAACTAAAGCCTCGTACCTCAAGACCAAGCAGCTCTTCAGAGAAaaccagaaataaaaaaaaaatgtcgACACATC is from Arachis ipaensis cultivar K30076 chromosome B01, Araip1.1, whole genome shotgun sequence and encodes:
- the LOC107644500 gene encoding uncharacterized protein LOC107644500 — encoded protein: MKMNSYNASSPSFSDSTLQFLGSLLVSKDVKSLIEVRSDVTQLLRSESISVLLSISDKTVHEKLLVLEFFVRAFALVGDHVSCLVLRYEALVMRETKSSKYQWLRVTPLEWLRFVEDALNNGFHSVAEKACENALSYHGNNDVVKPGPDAFTENLNAISEITRLRNRAMTLVASRSVQVQAAEYLRRKKSEQKMSGLSYKEKRCPASTAFRNGIKRQNLRRLYQHQSLLKINDELDGSHLNLRLVIANKTC